TGCTCTCGGCTAACGGGCCGGTTGTGCGGGCTGTGTCCAACAACACTTACGTAAAGCCTACGCCGCGCGGATCGGCCGTCGTTGTCTGCGACGCGACGGTAAGACTTTTCCCAAGGTGAGTGAGTCAGGAGTGAGTACTGTCCGGCATTGTGATCGAACGCTTCGCCACCGCGGCCGCTGAGGATCTGGCCCAGCCGCTGCTCACCTGGTACGACGACGCCACCGGCGACCGGACCGAGCTGTCCGGCGCCACGCTGGACAACTGGGTCTCCAAGACGGCAAACCTGCTGGTAGACGGCTTGGGACTCGCGCAGGGCGACCGCGCGGGTTTGCTCCTGCCGGCTCACTGGCAGACCGCAGCCGTGATCTTGGGCTGCTGGGCGGCCGGCGTGGAGGTCGCCACGCCCGGTAACCAGATCACGAATGAGAAATTTTCCATCGATGTCATCTTCGCGTCGGCCGATCGGGTGACGGAGGCGGAGGGGTGGAGCGCCGGAGAGCGGTTCGTTCTCGGTCTCGCCCCATGGCCCTGCCGATGCGGACAGTGCCGTCTGGTTTCGTCGACTACGTGACCGAGGTGCGCACGTTCGGCGACCACTTCACGCCGTACGCGAATCAGGCCGACCGCGGCCTTGTCGAGCGCGCGGCCGCACGCGCGGCGGACCTCGGCCTGAAGGCCGGCGACCGGGTGCTGGTCGACGCGGCCAAGCACCCCGACCCGCTCGACTGGCTGCTCGCACCGCTGGCCGGGGGCGCGACGCTCGTGCTCTGCGGGGCGCTCGACCCGGCCAAGCTGGATGGCCGGTCGGTCGCCGAAAAAGTCACAACTCAGCTGGTATGACCTCGCGGAACGCGCCTTCCGGCGTCCAGACGTAGAAGCCGGCCCGGTCGCTCAGCCACGGCCGGGACCGCACCTCGCGCTCGGTGAGCACCTTCTCGTCCACGTCGAGGAGCACGTACCGCGAGCCGTCCGCGTTGCCCTCGCGCCAGCCCGGCCCGTAGAGCGCGTCGACAAGGCGGTCGCGCCGGCCGGGCGCGAGCGCGCCGTGGACGACCCAGTCGCTCGGCACCCGGTACCAGCAGGTGCGGGTGACCTTGGCGAGCGGGCTGAACGCGTGGTTACCGTCAACCCACACGCCCAGCGTGTCGGTAACGGTCAATCGCAGGTACGCGCTCACGGCAATGAGACGCGGCAGACTCACCGCATCGTTGTCGGACGAGTAGCTAGTGCTTTCGGGCGAAACGTCGAAACTCCTCCAGCGACTCGGGGTTGGCCAGCGCACCGGTCGCGGCGGCCTGCTGGATGGGGGTACCGGTGAGGATCCGCTTCACCGGCACTTCCAGCTTCTTGGCGCTCAGCGTGCGCGGCACCGCCCGGACCTGGTGGATCTCGTCGGGCACGTGCCGCGGCGACAGGGCGGTGCGCAGCTCGCGCGAGATCCGCGCGCGCAGCTCGTCGTCGAGCTCGCGGTCGCCCGCCAGCACCACGAAGAGCAGCAGGTCGCCCTGGTCTTCGCCGTCGATGTGGACAACCACCGAGTCGACCACCTCGTCGAAGCCTTCGACGACCGAGTAGAACTCGGCGGTGCCCAGCCGCACCCCGCCGCGGTTGAGCGTGGCGTCCGAGCGGCCGGTGATCACGCAGGTGCCCCGCTCGCTGATCGTGATCCAGTCACCGTGCCGCCACACGCCGGGGAAGACGTCGAAGTACGCCTCCCGGTAGCGGCTGCCGTCGCTGTCACCCCAGAAGCCGACCGGCATGCTCGGCATCGGTGCGGTGATCACAAGCTCGCCGAGCTGGTCCACCACCGGCTTGCCGCTCGGGTCGTACGCCTCCACCCGCGCGCCGAGGCAGCGGCAGGACAGCTCGCCCTCGTACACCGGGACGAGCGGGGAGCCGCCGATGAAGCCGGTGCACACGTCGGTGCCGCCGGACAGGGACTGGAGCTGGACGGTGGGGCTGACCGCCTCGTACACCCAGGCGAAGCCCTCGGGCGGCAGTGGCGCGCCGGTCGAGCCGACTCCGCGGAGCTGGCCGCCCGCGCGCGGTGTGATGCCGGCCTTGCGGCAGGCGAGGAGGAACGGCGCGCTCGTGCCGAAGTACGTCACGCGCGCCTCCTCAGCCATCCGCCACAGCGCGCCGAGGTCGGGCTGAGCTGGCTTGCCGGGTTCCGCCCGGACCCCGGGGTTGCCGTCGAAGAGGACGATGGCCGCGCCCACGGCCGGGCCGGAGACGAGGAAGTTCCACATCATCCAGCCGGTCGTGGTGAACCAGAAGAAGCGGTCGCCCGGGCCGAGGTCATGGTGCAGCGCGAGCATTTTGAGGTGCTCGACGAGGATGCCGCCGTGGCCGTGCACGATCGGCTTGGGCAGCCCCGTCGTACCGGAGGAGTAGAGCACGTAGAGCGGGTGGTCGAAGGGGACCGGCTCGAAGGTGAGCTCCTCGTCCGTCGGCGCGGCCAGCGTGTCCCAGTCACCCTCGGCGTGCAGGTACGGCAGCGTGACCGTGTGCCGCAGCGACGGCAGCGCCTCCTGGATCGCGGCCACCTCGGCGCGGCGGTCGACGGCCTTGTCCCCGTACCGGTAGCCGTCGACGGCCACGAGCACCGCCGGCTCGATCTGCCGCCACCGGTCGACCACGCTGCGGGTGCCGAACTCGGGCGCGCAGGAAGAGAAGGTCGCGCCGAGGCTGGCGGCGGCGAGCATCAGCACGTACGTCTCGGGGATGTTCGGCGCGTACGCGGCGACCCGGTCACCCCGCCCCACGCCGAGCCTGCGCAGCCCGGCCCGCACCCTGCGTACCTGCTCGCGCAGCTCGGCCTTGCTGAGGGTCACCGGCGCGCGGGTCTGCGAGTACGCGAGCACGACCGGGTCGTCCGGCGCCAGGCCCGGCATCCGCAGCACGTGCTCGGCGTAGTTGAGCGTGGCGCCCGGAAACCAGCGCGCGCCCGGCATCTCGGGACGTTCCAGCACGGCGGTGGGCTGCTCGTGCGCCACTATCTCGAAATAGTCCCAGATGGACCGCCAGAAGCCGGGCAGGTCGTCCACCGACCACTGCCACAGGTCGGTGTACCCGGCGAAGTCCAACCCCCGATGCTCACGCAGCCAGCGCAGGTAGTCCCCGATCCGGGTCCGGTCCCGCACGTCGGCCGGCGGCGTCCACAACACTGTGCCCGCACTCATTTACACATCTTGCCCCGTCTGCCGGGAGGCGGATGAAACCGGTACGGTGCGCGCATGCGACATCTATGGAGTTTGCTCGCCGGCGTGGCCGCCGCGCCGCTCACCTGGGTGCTCGTCGCCACGGGCCAGGCGGAGTCGTCGAGCACGGTGGCCGGCTGGGCGCAGGCCCGGCGATACGACACGGTCGATCTCATCGAGCCCGCGGCGTACCTCGTAGTGGCCGGCGTCCTGCTCGGCATCATCGGCACGCTGCGCTTCTCGCCGCTCGGCCCGCTGGTCGCCGGGCTGCTGCTGATCACGCCGTACGCGGGGCTCTTCGTGGACCCGCTGGCCGTGCGGGACACGGTGCCCGACGGGTGGAGCGTCCTCGACCGGGACATCCCGCTGCTGGTGCCGCTCGACAACGGCACGCTCGTGCTTCTCGGCGCGCTGCTCGTGGTCGCCGCCTTCAGCGTGCAGCGGTGGCGGCGGTGGCCGCTGGCCAGTGGGTACTCGCCGGAGCCGTTCGTCATCAAGGACGAGCCGGACACGCTGCCCGACCTGGCCACCTCGTCGACCTCGTTGTCGTCGTTCAACGCGTTCGGCACCCAGCCGCTGCTGGACCCGGACGAGACGCCGACCGTGCCCAGCCGCCCCGGCGGCAAGACACCGTGGTCGGCGCCGCCCGCGGGGGCGGGCAAGCGCACAGACGGCGAGTAGCAGCAGTTCAGGAGCTTGCCCCCACGGGGTACGGTGCCCCTGCGGATGATGATGGGGAGGGCACATGCGCCACGCGGGTTCGCTCCTGCTGTCGCTGTTTCTGGCGCCGCTGATCTGGATCGCCACCGGCTACGGCCTGAACGAGATCGGCCGCACCCGCGCGGAGTTTGCCGGGGGCTTCAAGGTCGAGATCGTGTTCGGCCTGGCCGCGCTAATCGCCGGCGGCGTCATGTACGCGCTGCTGGTCATGGCACGCCTGTCACCGATCGGGCCGGCGCTGATCGGGCTGGTCTTCCTCGGCCTGTCCTCGTGGGCCGCGTTCGACCCGGCGTCCTACTTCGACACCATGCCCACCGACCTGCGCAACAACGACTTCGCGCTGACCTACCCCGCGCTGGGCTACTCAGCACTGCTCGCCATCCCACTGCTCGCGACGCTGCTGAGCCCACGCCGGTGGCGCCGATCCGCCCACCCGCCCGCCGCCACGCCCGCGGGCGCAACCCCGTACCCGATGCCGGCGGCCGGCATGCCCCCGGCGCCATCCCGCCCGGCGGCGCGTACGCCCCTCCGTACGGCGGCCCGCCCACCTTCGCCGCGACGCCCGGCTACCTGGCCCCACCCCTCCGCCGGGCGTGCCCGCACCGTCCCCTTCACCGGCGGACCCGCCCCATCGCCCTTCACCGGCGGCCCCCCGCCCCAGCCCGTCGACGCGGCGCCGACCGCCCCCTTCCCCACGGCACCGCCCTCGCCCTTCTCGGCGCCACCGACCAGTGCCCCGCCCGCACCGATCTCGGGCGCGCCGGCGGCAGGCGAGGCCCCGACGACGCGAATCCCGACGCAGACCCCGCCGCCCCCGGTCGAGCAGGAGACGACGACCCGCCTCAACCAGCCGCCACCGCAGCCCTCCGCGGAGGTCGCGACCACCCGGATACCAAGCTCGCCGACGCCCGCGCCACCGGTAGAAGCGCCGACCACGCGCATCCCCACCTCGACCCCCACCGGCGACCAGACCACGACGAGGATCGGCACGCCCGACTCCGAGGCCACCCAGCTGCTCAAGGGCCCGCCGCCCAAGGACGCCTACCCCCGGCCAGCCTGGTCCGCGCCCACGCCGCCGCCGATCACTCCGCCCGGCGCCCGCCAGCCCGACGACGACCTCGACGACCCGGAAGCCACCCAGCCTTCCCGCTAGGGAGATCACCCAACGCGGACGGCAGGCCGCGGGTGCAACGGTCCGGACCACCGCGACGGCGAGGCGGCGGGAGCGGGGTGAGGTTGCCCACCGCGGAGGGTGAGGCCGCGGGAGCAACGGTCCGGACCACCGCGGACATCGCGGTAGCTCTGAAGACCCAAGGTCCGAGTTCCCGCCCGTCGCTGCCGGGCCTCGCCGTCCGCGGTGGGGCGATTTCACCGCACGCCCCGGATCCGGCGCGATTTCGGCGCCCTGCGGAACGTCCCGAAGTCGGCTGCCTACGCGGCCGTGCGGCGCCAGCCCAGCAGCCAGATCAGGTACAGGCCGCCGAGTGCGGCTGTCACCACGCCGACCGGGAGTTGGGTCGGTGCGAGGGCGCGTTGGGCCACCAGGTCGCTGGCTAACAGCAGCGCGGCGCCCATCGCGGCCGAGGGCAGCGGGTTGGGCCCGGTGGCGCGGGTGAGGCGTCGGGCGAGTTGGGGTGCGGCCAGGGCGACGAACGCGATCGGGCCGGCGCAGGTGGTGCCGACAGCTGCCAGCGCTACCGCTGTGGCGATCAGCGCGAGTCGGACCCGCTCCACCGACACGCCGAGCGAGCGCGCGGTCTCGTCGCCCATCTCCAGCACCAGCGTGCGGCGGTGCAGCGCCAGCACGACCGGCAGGAGTGCCGCCAGCGTGGCGCTGGCCACGGCCGCGTGTGCCCAGCCGCGGGCGTTGAGGCTGCCCATGATCCAGAGGGCGGCGCGCTGGGAGTCGAAGATGTTCGCTCGGGCCAGTAGGTATGTGGTTACCGCGGTGAGTAGCGCTTGTACGGCGACCCCGATGATCACCAGCCGGTAGCCCTGCGAGCCGCGCCGGTAGGCGAGCAGGTAGACGGCCGCGGCCGCGGCGGCGCCACCCAGGACCGCGCCGGATGCGATCTCCAGCAGGCCGCCGCCGACCAGGATGATCATGATGAGTGCGCCTACGCTCGCGCCCGCCGTGAAGCCGATGACGTCGGGGCTGCCCAGCGGGTTGCGGGTGAGGCTCTGGAAGATCGCCCCGCTCGCGCCGAACGCCGCACCCACCGCGAGGGCGGTCAGCACCCGGGGGAGCCGCAGGTCCAGCACGATGTACTCGGTCGCCGGGTTTCCCTGCCCCACCAGGCTGCGCACCACGCCGGTGGGTGAGATCGGGTAGTCGCCCGTCCCGAGGGCGACGACGGCGACGGTGACGCAGGTGGCGAGCAGGGCCAGGCCGACCGCGAACGAGCGTTTCACAGCCGTGGCAGCCTTCCTCGCCGGCGCACCAGCACGATCAGCAGCGGCGCACCGACCACGGCGGTCACCACGCCGACGCCCACCTCGCTCGGGCGGGTGACCACCCGGCCCACGACGTCCGAGACCAGCAGCAGGATCGGCGCGAGCACAAGGGAGTACGGCACGAGCCACCGGTAGTCCGGCCCGGTGATCATGCGGGCCGCGTACGGGACCATCAGCCCGACGAACGCGATCGGACCCGCGGCCGCCGTCGCCGCACCGCAGAGCAGGGTGACGGCCACCGCGCCCAGTGCCCGCGTCCGGCCACGGTGGACGCCCAGCGCCTGCCCCGCCTCCTCGCCGAGCGCGAGCGCGTTGAGCGAAGGAGTGAGGGCCAGCGCGATCGCGGTACCGACGGCGAGAAACGGCAACATCGCCACGATCACGCCCGGGTCGGCGCTGGCCAGCGAGCCGACGATCCAGTTGCGCCAGCGGTCGAAGGTGGCCGAGTCGGTGAGCAGGATCGCGCGCCCGATCGCGTGCAGCACGTAGGTGAACGCGATCCCGGCCAGTACGAGTCGCACCGGGCTGGCACCCTCGCGGCCGCGCGCGCCGATCGCGTACACGAGCACCGCGCTCGCGGCCGCGCCGGCGAAGGCGAACCACACGTACGCCCACGGGCTGCTCAGCCCCACGATGCCGATCGCCACGAGCACGCCGAGGCCGGCGCCCTCGTTGATGCCGAGGATGCCCGGGTCGGCCAGCGGGTTGCGGGTGAGCGCCTGGATGAGCGCACCGGCGAGTCCCAGCCCTGCCCCGACGGCGAGCCCCAGCAGCGTGCGCGGCACCCGCAGGTCGCGGACCACCACGTGGTCGTCGATCCGCGGGTCGTAGTGCAGGAGTGCGTCGAGCACCGTGCCGATGGGGATCGACTTGGAGCCGACCGCGATCGACAGCATCGCCGCGGCCACCAGGGCCGCCCCGGCCGCGGCCAGGCCCCAGGCGAGCGCGGGTCGGGACCGCACGCCCGCCGCGGGCACACGCGCTGCGGTCGCCGTCACAAGATCCCTCCTCGACATCACGGTGCAGGTTAGCTTAGCCTCCCCTTATCTGGGCGAGGAGAGGTCGCGACGTGAGTGGAGTGAGCCGGCGGCGGCTGTTGATCGGCGGTGGCGCGGCGCTGTTCGTGCTGGCCGGATGTGGTGGCGACGGCGGCGGCGAGGCGCCCGGGTCGGCCGCGAGCGGCGGCGGCCTGTGGGAGTTCACCGACGACCGCGGCAAGAAGGCGACCCGCGACAGCCGGCCCACCAAGATCGTGGCTCAGCTCAGCGCGGCGGCGACCCTCTGGGACTTCGGCATCCGGCCGGTCGGCGTCTTCGGCGAGGCGAAAGGCAACGACGTGCTCAAGGGCAACGTCGAGGTCAACGCCGTGCAGTGGGTGGGCCAGACGTGGGGCGAGTTCAATATCGAGAAGCTGGCGTCGCTCGCGCCCGACCTGCTCGTCGCGCCGATGCAGAGCAAAGACCAGCTCTGGTACGTGCCAGAGGACGCGGTCGGCAAGATCGAGCCGCTCTGCCCGAGCGTCGGCATCAACCAGTTCGAGGTGCCCGTCGACCAGGTGATCGGTCGCTTCGCCGCGCTCGCCGGCTCGTTGGGCGCCGACCTCAACGCCAGCGCGGTGACCAGCGCCAAGGCCGACTTCGACGCGGCCGGCAAGGCGCTCGCCGAGGCGGTCACCGCCAAGCCGGGCCTCCGGGTGGCCTTCGTCAGCGGTACCAAGGAGAACCTCTACCTCGGCAACGCGAAGATCTTCTCCGACCTGGCGTTCCTGCAGAACCTCGGCGTCAACTTCGTCCAGCCCGCCGCGCCGGCCGACGAGCCGCACTGGGAGGTGCTCTCCTGGGAGCAGGCCGGCAAGTATCCGGCCGACGTGCTGCTCTACGACTCGCGCAACGCGTCGTACTTCACCACCGACCTGGCCCGCTACCCGACCGTGGCCAACCTGCCGGCGGTCAAGGCCAACCAGGCGGTTGCCTGGAACCCGGAGACGCCGTCCACCTGGGCCGCGTTCAGTGCGGCGCTGCGTGACCTCACCGGCAAGCTGAGCGCCTTCAAGACGGTCGCCTGATCCGCCATGCCGCCGGCCGACAGCCTCCTCGCGCGCTACAACGCGGCTGACGGCTACCCGCCGGCCGGCTCGGACCGGGAAGGCGACGGCTGGCACAGCCTCGGCGATCTGCACGCGAACGGAGCCGTGCTGGCGGCACAGATGCGGGCCTTCGTCACCTCTTCGGGCTGTCCCTCGGAGACCGCTGCCACGCACATGGCCGGCTGGGTGACCGGGTCGTTCATCCGGCTGCTCGTCTTCGCGTACCGGGAGGAGCGGCGGCTGCCACTGCTCACAGTGGACGGCACCGCGCTGCGCGTGGATGCCGACGGCTGGTTCAACGGGCTGGCGGTCGGCGCGCCCGCGCTGGCCGTCCTGCCCGGCGATCCGCTCGCCGGCGAGCCCGGCGTCGAAGTCACCTCCACAATGGACAGGGACCTCGTCGACGTCATCCTCGACCTTTCCACGCCCGTCATCGACACGTTGCGCGGCGTCTCGCGGCTGGGCCGCCGCACGGCCTGGGCGCTTGTCGCCGACACGGTGGTGAGCGCGTTCGCCGGTGAGCTGCCACCGGAGCCGGCGTACACCGCCGCGACGGAGGCGGAGCGGCTGCTCGCCGGCGCCGGCCCGCTCGCGATGCGGCGGCGGTGGATCGGTCCGGTGCCGCTCGCGTCGGCGTGCTGCCTCGCGTACAAGCGACCGGGGCTGGAGCACTGCGAGCGGGTCTGCCCCAAGCTCGACGAGCAGACCCGGCAGGAGCAGATCACAACCTGGCTGCGTCAGCCCACGTGACGAGCTTGCGAACGGCGTTGATGCCCATCCACCGCAGCGGCTCGGGCGGCCACCGGGGAGACTCGTGCCCCACCCACGGCAGCGACGTCAGCTCGCTCTCCACGCCGAGGACAAGGTCGGCGAGGGTACGCCCGGCGAGGTTCGTCGTGCCGACACCGTCGCCGACGTAGCCACCCGCCCACGCCAGCCCGGTCTCCCGGTCGAGCCCCACCGAGGCGGACCAGTCGCTGGCGACCCCGACAGCACCGCCCCAGCTGTGCGTGATCTTCACGCCGGCCAGCGCCGGGAAGAGCTCCACCAGCGCCTTGTAGAGCGCCGCGAAGACGCGCGGCTCGCTGTCGTACTCGGCGCTGGTCTTCGACCCGAAGTGGTACGGCGCGCCCCGCCCCCGAAGGCCAGCCGCCCGTCCGCCGTGCGCTGCCCGTAGATGATGAGCCGGCGGAAGTCGCTGAACGTCTCCCGCTCGGCCAGCCCCGCGACCGCCCAGAAGTCGTCCGGCAGCGGCGGCGTCGAGATCATCAGCGAGTACACGGGCGCAATCGCGCGGCGGGCGCCGGGCAGCTCGGGCGTGTACGCCTCCGTCGCCCGCACGATCACCGGTGCCCGAACGGTGCCGACCGGCGTCTCGGCCGCGCCCTTGCGCAGCTCGACCACCGGCGTCTGCTCGTAGATGGTGACGCCCCGCCGCTCCACCGCCCGGGCCAGCCCGCGCACCAGCCGAGCCGGGTGGATCGCGGCGCAGTGCGGCGTGTACATGCCGCCGAGCACGTTCGTCGCGCCGCACCGCCTCGCCGCCTCCGCGGCGTCCAGCAGTGCCACGTCGTCCTCGCCGAACCCGAACTCCCGCGCCTCCGCCACGGCCGCCTCGGCGCGGCGCAGCTGCCCCGGCGTCCGCGCCACCACGACAGTGCCGCCCTTGCTCCAGTGGCAGTCGATCTCCTCGGCCGCCGCGACCCGCCCCACCTCGTCCACTGTGGAGTTCATGGCGCGCTGCATCGCGACGACGCCCTCGCGGCCGTGGCGGTGCACCATCAGGCGCACCGGGGTGGGGAAGAGCGCCGAGCACCAGCCGCCGTTGCGCCCGGACGCGCCGTACCCGGCGAACTCCTTCTCCAGCACCACGACGCGCAGTGAGGGCGCGGCGGCGGCCAGGTAGTAGGCCGTCCACAGGCCGGTGTACCCGGCGCCGACGATCGCCACGTCGGCCACGAGAGAGCCACCCAGCGCCGGTCGCGGCGTCAGGTCATCGTCCACCGTGGACATCCAGAGGCTGTCCGCCTCTAGAGACGTTGCCATGCCTCGGCCAGCACGGCGCGCAGGATCTGCTCCATCTCGTCGAACTGCTCCTGCCCGGCGATCAGTGGCGGCGCCAGCTGCACGACCGGGTCGCCCCGGTCGTCGGCCCGGCAGTAGAGCCCGGCCTGGAAGAGCGCGGTGGAGAGGAAGCCGCGCAGCAGCCGCTCCGACTCGTCGTCGTCGAACGTGGCCCGGGTCTGCTTGTCCTTGACCAGCTCGATGCCATAGAAGTACCCGTCGCCCCGGACCTCACCGACGATCGGCAGGTCGTTGAGCTTTTCCAGCGTCGCCCGGAACGCGGCTTCGTTGGCGCGCACATGCCCGGTGAGATCCTCGCGGGCGAAGATGTCGAGGTTGGCGAGCGCCACCGCGCAGGAGACCGGGTGGCCGCCGAAGGTGACGCCGTGCGCGAACATGCCGGTCTCGGCGAGGAACGGCTCCATCAGCCGGTCGGAGGCGATCATCGCGCCGAGCGGCGAGTAGCCGGAGGTGAGGCCCTTGGCCGTGGTGATGATGTCGGGCTGGTAGCCGTAGCGAACCGCGCCGAAATACTCACCGAGGCGGCCCCAGGCGCAGATCACCTCGTCCGAGACGAGCAGCACGTCGTACTCGTCGCAGATCTCCCGGACCCGCTGGAAGTAGCCGGGTGGCGGCGGGAAGCAGCCCCCGGAGTTCTGCACCGGCTCGAGGAAGACCGCCGCGACCGTCTCCGGACCCTCGCGCTCGATCGCGCGGGCGATCTCGTCGGCCGCCCACCGCCCGAACGCCTCGATGTCGTCGCCGTGCTCCGGAGCCCGGTAGAAGTTTGTGTTCGGCACCTTGATGCCGCCGGGCACGAGCGGCTCGAAGTCGCTCTTGATGCCGGGCAGCCCGGTGATCGAGAGGGCGCCCATCGACGTCCCGTG
The window above is part of the Phytohabitans houttuyneae genome. Proteins encoded here:
- a CDS encoding NAD(P)/FAD-dependent oxidoreductase — its product is MSTVDDDLTPRPALGGSLVADVAIVGAGYTGLWTAYYLAAAAPSLRVVVLEKEFAGYGASGRNGGWCSALFPTPVRLMVHRHGREGVVAMQRAMNSTVDEVGRVAAAEEIDCHWSKGGTVVVARTPGQLRRAEAAVAEAREFGFGEDDVALLDAAEAARRCGATNVLGGMYTPHCAAIHPARLVRGLARAVERRGVTIYEQTPVVELRKGAAETPVGTVRAPVIVRATEAYTPELPGARRAIAPVYSLMISTPPLPDDFWAVAGLAERETFSDFRRLIIYGQRTADGRLAFGGGARRTTSGRRPAPSTTASRASSRRSTRRWWSSSRRWPA
- a CDS encoding aspartate aminotransferase family protein → MGNATDHLWMHFTRMASYREGEVPTIVRGEGAYVWDAQGRRYLDGLAGLFVVNAGHGRTELAEASAKQAAELAFFPLWSYAHPTAIELAERIAALTPGDLNRVFFTTGGAEAVEAAWKLARAYYKRVGKPTKHKVVSRFIAYHGTSMGALSITGLPGIKSDFEPLVPGGIKVPNTNFYRAPEHGDDIEAFGRWAADEIARAIEREGPETVAAVFLEPVQNSGGCFPPPPGYFQRVREICDEYDVLLVSDEVICAWGRLGEYFGAVRYGYQPDIITTAKGLTSGYSPLGAMIASDRLMEPFLAETGMFAHGVTFGGHPVSCAVALANLDIFAREDLTGHVRANEAAFRATLEKLNDLPIVGEVRGDGYFYGIELVKDKQTRATFDDDESERLLRGFLSTALFQAGLYCRADDRGDPVVQLAPPLIAGQEQFDEMEQILRAVLAEAWQRL
- a CDS encoding FecCD family ABC transporter permease is translated as MKRSFAVGLALLATCVTVAVVALGTGDYPISPTGVVRSLVGQGNPATEYIVLDLRLPRVLTALAVGAAFGASGAIFQSLTRNPLGSPDVIGFTAGASVGALIMIILVGGGLLEIASGAVLGGAAAAAAVYLLAYRRGSQGYRLVIIGVAVQALLTAVTTYLLARANIFDSQRAALWIMGSLNARGWAHAAVASATLAALLPVVLALHRRTLVLEMGDETARSLGVSVERVRLALIATAVALAAVGTTCAGPIAFVALAAPQLARRLTRATGPNPLPSAAMGAALLLASDLVAQRALAPTQLPVGVVTAALGGLYLIWLLGWRRTAA
- a CDS encoding ABC transporter substrate-binding protein translates to MSGVSRRRLLIGGGAALFVLAGCGGDGGGEAPGSAASGGGLWEFTDDRGKKATRDSRPTKIVAQLSAAATLWDFGIRPVGVFGEAKGNDVLKGNVEVNAVQWVGQTWGEFNIEKLASLAPDLLVAPMQSKDQLWYVPEDAVGKIEPLCPSVGINQFEVPVDQVIGRFAALAGSLGADLNASAVTSAKADFDAAGKALAEAVTAKPGLRVAFVSGTKENLYLGNAKIFSDLAFLQNLGVNFVQPAAPADEPHWEVLSWEQAGKYPADVLLYDSRNASYFTTDLARYPTVANLPAVKANQAVAWNPETPSTWAAFSAALRDLTGKLSAFKTVA
- a CDS encoding iron chelate uptake ABC transporter family permease subunit — its product is MLSIAVGSKSIPIGTVLDALLHYDPRIDDHVVVRDLRVPRTLLGLAVGAGLGLAGALIQALTRNPLADPGILGINEGAGLGVLVAIGIVGLSSPWAYVWFAFAGAAASAVLVYAIGARGREGASPVRLVLAGIAFTYVLHAIGRAILLTDSATFDRWRNWIVGSLASADPGVIVAMLPFLAVGTAIALALTPSLNALALGEEAGQALGVHRGRTRALGAVAVTLLCGAATAAAGPIAFVGLMVPYAARMITGPDYRWLVPYSLVLAPILLLVSDVVGRVVTRPSEVGVGVVTAVVGAPLLIVLVRRRGRLPRL
- a CDS encoding acetoacetate--CoA ligase encodes the protein MSAGTVLWTPPADVRDRTRIGDYLRWLREHRGLDFAGYTDLWQWSVDDLPGFWRSIWDYFEIVAHEQPTAVLERPEMPGARWFPGATLNYAEHVLRMPGLAPDDPVVLAYSQTRAPVTLSKAELREQVRRVRAGLRRLGVGRGDRVAAYAPNIPETYVLMLAAASLGATFSSCAPEFGTRSVVDRWRQIEPAVLVAVDGYRYGDKAVDRRAEVAAIQEALPSLRHTVTLPYLHAEGDWDTLAAPTDEELTFEPVPFDHPLYVLYSSGTTGLPKPIVHGHGGILVEHLKMLALHHDLGPGDRFFWFTTTGWMMWNFLVSGPAVGAAIVLFDGNPGVRAEPGKPAQPDLGALWRMAEEARVTYFGTSAPFLLACRKAGITPRAGGQLRGVGSTGAPLPPEGFAWVYEAVSPTVQLQSLSGGTDVCTGFIGGSPLVPVYEGELSCRCLGARVEAYDPSGKPVVDQLGELVITAPMPSMPVGFWGDSDGSRYREAYFDVFPGVWRHGDWITISERGTCVITGRSDATLNRGGVRLGTAEFYSVVEGFDEVVDSVVVHIDGEDQGDLLLFVVLAGDRELDDELRARISRELRTALSPRHVPDEIHQVRAVPRTLSAKKLEVPVKRILTGTPIQQAAATGALANPESLEEFRRFARKH